In the genome of Candidatus Ornithobacterium hominis, the window TTTGGCTGATTATAAGTGCTAATAATAATGCTTACTTGCTTACTCACAAAAACAAAAATATTGATTTTATTTCAGCTCTTTTATATGGCATTCTATTTTTTGGCTTAAATTTGAAGTTCCATGAAAAATAAATAAACCTTAAATTCATGAGAAAATTAGAATAAATGGCAAATCATACGATAAATGCAAATATCTTAATACTAGGAAGTTATAACGCCGCAGGAAATGTCTTTTATTCTGAACTAGAAACATTTACTGCTTTGCAAAAAAAAGGGCAAAAAATAGCCGTTGCAGGAGAAGCTTCACAAGAGGTGGAGCAGTATTTTAAAGAACGTCAGATTGAGTTTTACAACATAAAACCTAAGGGAAAATTTGACAAAGAATTTACTCGAAAAATTCAAGAAATTATTCGAAAAAATAAAATAAACATTCTCTATGCCAGAATTGGTAAATACCTGAGAAGCATTATATTATTCATCAAAAAAGAAAATTTCAAGATTGTAACTTACTATGGATCTGGTAGTTTACATTGGCATGACCCTTCGGCGTACCTTTCTTATTTACATCCCAAAGTTGATTATATCATTTGCAATAGTGATTTTGTTTATCGGCACGTCAGAAAACAATTGTGGAAAAAATCTAAGGCTTTAAAAATTTATAAAGGCTATGATGCTGAATGGTTTAAAGAGGTTCAAGCTTTTGATTATCAGAGTTTAAATATTCCAAAAGAAACCATCAAAGTAATTTTAGTAGGCAGAAACGATAAAGTGAAAGATATTCCGACTTTTTTGAAAGCGGCAGAGAAACTTCAGCCTATGCAGAATATTCATTTTATATTAGTCGGGCAAGGATTGGAAAAGCAAAATTTTCAAAAAATTTCTAAAGGCTTAAAAAATATACATTTTTTAGGTTACCGCCAAGATGCTCCAGAACTTATCAAAGGAGCTGATGTTTATGTACAAACTTCATTATCAGAAGGTTTAGGAAGGGCCATTAGCGAAGCAGCTGCCATGGGGAAGCCTGTGGTGATGACAGATGCTGGCGGTTGCACCGAACTTGTAGACCCTGATGAAAGCGGCTATATTGTCCCGATTGGTGCAGAAGATGCTTTGGCTGAAAAAATTCAAAAACTAGCAGAGAATCCTTCTTTGCGTGAATATATGGGTAAAAATGCTGAGAAAAAAATTCAAACAGAATTAAATGTAAAAGGCACAATATCAGATTTCTATCAATTTTTCCAAAAAATAAAATAAATGCAAAAAATAATTGAAGCCTTAAAAAATAATGGCATTGTTTTGATGCCTACGGATACCACCTTTGGGCTTAGTGCTTTGGCTTTTGAGCCAGAAGCCTTTACTAAGTTGAGAGGTATAAAAAAAAGAGACCCTAAAAAAACTTTTTTGCTACTAGTGGCGAGCGAAGCGCAATTGCAGCGTTTGGTCAACGTATCAGATTTGGCGTGGGATATTATGGATTATTCAGAGAAGCCAGTCACGTTGATTTATGATGACATTTTGGAAGTTCCAGATTATTTACTTTCTCCAGAAGGAAGCATTGGTATTCGCTTGACTAGAGACCAAAATTTAATCAAAATCATTCAGAAAGTGGGGCAACCGTTGCTTTCTACATCAGCAAATTTATCAGGACAGGCATCACCCAAGCAATTTGAAGAGATTTCAGAAGAAATTAAAAAAGGAGTGGACTATATAGCCGCGGAAGCGCCTCTTTTTACCCCCAAATATGAGTCGTCAAGTATTATCTCTTTATCTAAAACGGGAGAGATAAAAGTGCTGCGCGCTTGAAAAAATAGCAATTATTTGATATTTAAAGTTTAATTGCTAAAATCTCAATCTATTAAAAATCAAATGATTGAAAAAGAAATAAAAGTCTTAAAAAAAAACATTTAAAACCAAAAGGGAAAAAACGGATTTGAAATGATTAACTTTGCATTATGAATCTGAAAGAAGCTTTAAAAAATTTGGTTTTTAAAGAAATTTCTAAAATCGCAGAAGAAATGAATGCTCCTGTTTTTGTGATTGGAGGTTTTGTACGAGATTTTTTGTTAAACCGAAGAGATAAAAAGGATGTAGACATAGTGATAGAAGGGAGCGGCATAGAATTAGCTCAAAAGATAGCTCAAAATTTACCAGGTTCCTCTAAGGTCAAAGTTTTTAAAAGATTTGGTACAGCGATGTTCCGTTACAAAGATATTGATTGGGAATTTGTTGGCGCACGCAAAGAAAGCTATAGCGAAAATAGCCGAAAACCTGCGGTAGAAAATGGAAGTATAGAAGATGACCAAATGCGCAGGGACTTCACAATCAATGCTTTGGCGATTTCGCTTAATGAAAGCAACTACGGGGAATTTATAGACCCGTTTGGCGGGTTTCAAGATTTGGAAAATAAAATTATTCGCACACCGCTAGCCCCAGAAATCACTTATTCAGACGACCCATTACGCATGATGCGCGCTATCAGGTTTGCTGCTCAGCTTGACTTTGATATTGAAGCAAAATCATTCCAAGCGATAAAAGAAAATGCGCAGCGAATGGAAATTTTGTCAAAGGAAAGAGTCATGGCTGAATTTAATAAGATTATGCTGACAAGGCGACCTTCCTACGGATTGAAATTATTGGAAAAATCAGGTTTACTAGATTTTATTTTGCCAGAGCTTTTAGCACTCAAAGGCATTGAAGAAATAGACGGACAAACGCACAAAGATAACTTTTGGCACACGCTAGAAGTGGTAGATAATATTAGCCAAACGACAGGAAATCTTTGGCTACGTTGGGCGGCTTTGTTACACGATATTGGCAAAGCTCCGACCAAAAAATTTGATAAAAAAATAGGTTGGACTTTTCATAATCATGAATTTGTGGGGAGTAAATTGATTCCAGGCATTTTCAGGCGTTTGAGATTGCCAATGGGGGGGGAGATGAAGTATGTGAAAAAAATGGTGATGCTCAGCTCACGCCCGATTCCGTTGATAAGCGATGAGGTGAGTGACTCAGCTCTGCGACGTCTTTTGTTTGATGCAGGAGATGATTTAGAAGATTTATTTCTGCTGTGTAAAGCGGACATCACGACCAAGAATAAGGCAAAACAGCAACGTTTTCAGCAGAATTTTGAAAAAGTAGAGCGGAAAATTATAGATTTAGAGGAAAGAGACCAAATCCGTAACTTTCAGCCACCCGTTAGTGGAGAAGATATCATGCAGCTATTCGATATTCAGCCGTGTAGAGAGGTGGGAGTTTTAAAGAATAAAATTAAAGAAGCAATTCTAGATGGCAAAATTGAAAATGAGAGAAATGCTGCGCTAGTTTTTATGGAAAAAGAGGGGGGGGAATTAGGCTTAAAACTTGCTAAAACATATCAGAAATCGTAAAAAATGAATTTGAAAATTAGGGTTATTTTAGATGCCAAGAAAGATGTATTTCGAGACATTCAAATAAGTGGAAAACAAAATCTTTTGTCATTTCATCGTATTGTAAAAGAAGCTTTTGATTTAGAAGGAGAAGAAATGGCGTCGTTCTATTTGTCGAACGAAAACTGGTTTCAGGGAAGTGAAATTCCTTTAGAAAATATCTTTGATGAAGAAGGAGGTGAGACGATGGCAAAAATTCAGCTCAATGAAGTTATGGGGCAAGTCGGAAGGCGAATGATTTATGTCTATGATTTCTTTAATATGTGGACATTTTTTTGTGAAACGATTGAACGTGATGAAAAAGAAGCAGCTACAGCGGTCGTTTATTCTTACGGTAAAATGCCAGATAAAGCCCCTGTGAAGGATACTATGGATTTCTTTATAGAGGAAAATGAGGATGAAATATCTCCAAAACGCGATGATATTTTTGATGATGATGATTTTAATGAATATTATTAAATCATGTTTACAGGAATTATAGAAGATATAGGTGAAGTTGTAGAAATTCAACAAAAAGACTCTAACGTGACGTATCGTATCCAATCTCCATTGGCACAAGAGCTCAAGATAGACCAAAGCTTAGCACACGATGGCGTTTGCTTGACTGTAGTGCGCCTATGGGAGGATGCCTATGCTGTGACGGCGATAGAGGAAACTTTGAAGCGAACAAATTTAAAAGCATATCAAGTTGGAACAAAAGTGAATTTAGAAAGAGCTCTCAAAATAAATGCTCGTCTTGATGGGCATGTGGTGCAAGGACACGTGGACCAAGTGGGGAAAATCAAAAGCATAGAAGATAAAGACGGTAGCTGGTTGATAAATGTGGTGTATGAAGATGCTAAATTTATAACGGTAGAGAAAGGCTCTATTTGCTTGAATGGTATTAGCTTAACGATTGTAGATTCGCACGAAAATGGCTTTAGCGTAGCCATAATCCCCTACACATGGGAACACACGAACTTGAAAGATAAAAAAGTAGGCGATTTGCTAAATATTGAATTTGATATTTTAGGAAAATATGTTCAAAAATTAACCTTGAATGCGTGCTAGAGAGAGTTTTTTAGACAAGCTGTTCATTAGAGATAAAATTTATCTTGCCTTAATTTTAGTCATTGTTGTGCTCACAAGCTTATTTGGAGTTCTGATTTTTTTTTACTTTCAGTCCATTTCAAAAAATTATCATGAAAACCGCTTAGCTCGGAAAGAAAAAAACATCATAGAAACAATTGATTATCTGATTTCTGAATTTCCACAAAATGTTACAGAAGAAAACGTAAAAGATATTTTTGAAAACAACATTTATAAATATTCTGACATTAATGATATTCACATCAATATTTATGATTTAAAAGGGGAACTCTTGATAAGTTCCCAAAGTGGGAATAGCAAAGACATTCACTTTGTGCCAGGAAAGGTGATGCAAATTCTAAGTCTGAAAAATGATCGTGTAGAAATGGTACAAAAATCAGGGAAAAACACATACATCAGAATTTATTCTTATTTATATAATATTAATCATCAGCCTATTGCGATTATTAATTTACCTTATCTGCACGACGATTCTTATCAAAAAGATGAATTTTATGATTTACTTATTAAGTTTCTAGTCTTGGTATCAGTGATTATGATTGTTGGTTTAGTTATTTCGTATTGGTTGTCAAAAAGCATTGCCTCACGCCTAGATGAAATCGCCGAAAAATTAGTCAAAACTGATGTAGTGAAACTAAATCGCCCATTACAATACCGTGGCAAAGATGAAATCAGTCCGCTAGTTAATTCCTATAACAATATGTTGGTTAAACTAAACGAGCAGTCAGAACTATTGCTAAAACTCGAGCGGGAAGAAACCTGGCGAGAAGCAGCGAAACAAGTAGCTCATGAGCTGAAAAATCCATTAACGCCAATGCGCTTGCAAATGCAGAGTTTTCAACGAAAATTTGATAAAAATTTACCCGATATAGAAGAAAGAGTAAAAGATTTCACTGAGAGTATGATTAATCAAATTGATGTCATCGATAGAATTTCTCAAGCCTTTTCAGATTATACCAAAATGCCAGTACGGAAAGACCAAAAAATAGATGTTTGTGAAGAAGTCGAGAAAACTTTAGATATATTTGATGAAGAAATGGTTAGCTTTCACAAATTAAATGAACCGATTTATATTTATTATGACCCAACTTATTTATCACGAATCGTGACTAATTTGGTCAAAAACTCGATGCAGGCCGTTCCGTTTGGCACAAAACCTCAGATAGAGGTCACCCTAATGTCCAATCAAGAAGTTTTAATTTTAAAGATAAAAGATAATGGAACAGGGGTTAGCGATGAGGTAAAAGATAAGCTATTTGAACCTAAGTTTACAACCAAAAGTTCGGGTAGCGGCCTAGGTTTGCCAGTCGTCAAAAAAATGATAGAAGAATACAACGGAAGCATTAAATTTGAAAATAATATTGATAAAGGAGTTACATTTACCATTCAACTTCCTTTGAGAAATAAATAATTTCATGATTTATAAAACAAAAATTAAAGTGAGGTGGTCAGACTTGGACGCTAATCAGCATTTAGCCAATTCTCAATTTCTAAACTTCACTTCAGCAGCTAGAATGGAAGCTTTAGAATTCTGTGGATTGCCCTTGCATCGCTTGTATGAACTTCACCGAGGGCCAGTCATTTTAGAAGAAAAAATCAATTATTACAAAGAAGTCATGCCAGGTAGTACTTTGATTATTCACACAGAAATTGATGGTTTTTCATCTAATGGAGTACTTTTTAGCTTCAAGCAAAATATTTATTCAGAAGAAGGTTTACACCATGCGCATGCCACTTTATTTGGATGTTGGCTCAATATGCAAGAGCGTAAAATGGCGAAGGATTTGCCCGAAGAAATGCTTGAGAGTTTAAAAAAAATTCTGTCTAAAAATGCAAGAGAGCTAAACTTTCAAGATATTAAAAAATTAAACCCCAAGCCCCAAAATATTCATTTAGAAGAATTATTATAAAAAAAATAAAAATCATGTTTCAAGATAAAGACCTACAACGCACGCCACTTTCTGAAATAGGAGAATTTGGAATGATAGATCGCATTCAGTCATCATTCAAAAACACACAACCTACGACACAACTCGGGATTGGGGACGACTGCGCCATTATCGACTATGGCGAAAAAGCCATGCTGATATCTACTGACATGTTGACCGAAGGCGTTCATTTCAATTTAGCTTATGTGCCACTCAAGCATCTGGGTTATAAAGCGATAGCGAGCAGTGTAAGTGATGTTTGTGCCATGAATGCGTTGCCTCAGCAGGTTTTGGTGAGTTTTGCAGTTTCAGATCGATTTCCTGTAGAGGCCATTGATGAATTATTTGCAGGAATGCTCATCGCTTGCCAAAAATATGAAATTGATTTGGTAGGAGGAGACACGACTGCATCTAAAGCAGGTTTAGTCATCAATGTGACGGCAATAGGTTCTTGTGATAAAGAAAAAATTGTGACTAGAAAGGGAGCTAGAGAAAATGACCTTTTGGTTGTTTCAGGAGATTTAGGTTCTGCATATTTCGGTCTACAAATTTTGGAGAGAGAAAATGAGGTGTACAAGGTCAACCCCAATGTTCAGCCCGATTTACGCCCCTACGATTATCTCATTGGTCGCCAGCTCAAGCCCGAAGCACGTTTGGATATCATAAAACTTTTAGAGAAATTAAACGTGAAACCCACCGCGATGATTGATGTTTCTGACGGATTAGCATCAGAGATTTTACACCTTTCGCAGCAGAGCAAAGTAGGCTTTACCCTTGATGAAGAAAAAATTCCACTAGACCAGCAAGTCATTTCAGCAGGAGAAGAATTTGAGCTGAACGCTAGCATTGCAGCGCTCAATGGCGGAGAGGATTATGAATTACTCTTTACCATAAAGCAAGAAGATTACGATAAAATCAAAGGCAACCCTCATTTCACAGTCATCGGTTTTGCCAATGATTTGCAGGCAGGGAATCATTTAGTGGCTCGTGGTAGTAATATTAAAATCCCTTTAACTTCGCAGGGTTGGGACGCTTTCTATCAATACCAAAAAAATGTAAAAAATGCCGAAGAAGAGTAAACTCATTTTACCACGAAAACTTTTAGTCGCTCTCTCCGGCTTTGGTTTAGCAATGTGGTTTGGCGCTTATTTCCATTGGCAAGAAAATAAAGTTGACGACATCAACTGGATGTTGATTTTTGCAGCCATTTTCACTTTAGTTTCATTAGTCGCGCTTTGGGTCGACCTCTATAGAAATCCTGATAGTAAAAGGAAAATATGGCTGTTTTTCAGTCTAGGTTTACCCATTTTCATTCCGTTTTTTTACTTTATCAAACGAGAAGAATTCTAAAAATTTTTTAAGCCTTAAAAAAAATCATTTATTTTCTAAGCGGATGACTGCATTATTTTTTTCATCGGTGAACAAGCGGTAATTATAGCATCGCTTGCCAGCAATGATAGTGATACGAGCAGTATTAGGTGGAATATCACCCAAATTATTTGCCACAAAAACTAACTTATTATTTTCCTTCAGATTAAGTTTAAATTGATATTCTTTAGATTCATGTGTAATTCTCACATTACCAGCTAGTAATCTATCGTTAAGGAAAATACTAACCGTATCATTATCCTCTTCGCCATAGTCTCGAATTAGCAAGGTAACTTCCTCAACATCTTTTAGCGTAATATGTGCAAGTAGACGGTTGTTACGCTCTTTTTTCTTTTCAAAAATGCCATTATCTATAATTTCGGGCAAAGAAAATTCTTTATTTTTCCCTTCTCGTTGAGATGAGGTTTTTTCATTATTTCCTTCAGAAGCAGAAGATTCATTCAATTCTGGAAACTCAGACTTCTGCAATTTCATTTCTTCCTCCGTCATCGTATTGGGCGCACCAAGCGTATAGACAGTATATTTATCATCCACTTTCACATACACGACCATATTTTTTTCATGAGGGAAATTAAAACCACGCATTTTAAATAAATGCTCAAAAGGATTACCCAACTCCCTTTTATCTTCTATTGGCGTGATGGTTTGCGTCCCCATCAGGAACTCTTTTCCGTTCTCAGTATAGTAATGCAGATTATAATCGGTAGCTTCGTGCCCAGCCGATTTATCAATCAATTCCACATCTTTCCCAGTAAAGGTTTGCGTACCAGGATTAAATTTTGCCTCTACAAAATGACGACAAAAACCTTGATTTTCAGTATCATATGAATGTCCGGCATAAATGTTTTTTTGATTTTGAATTAAATTTAATTCAGCGTAGTAGCCGCTATCCATATTTCCGTAGATGACCCAGCGCCCCGTGAGATCTTGCGCTTGGCTTAAAATTCCGATAAGTAAAAAAAATAAAAGCTTCTTCATGGAATCTAAATTTACATACTTATTGCAAAGCAATGGATAAATTAACGAATTTTAGTAATTTTACCATTAAAGAAAGTTGATTATGATTTTATCGATGACTGGCTATGGGCAAGCAGAAGCAATTCTGCAAAATAAAAAATATAGCATAGATATTAAAACCCTCAATAGCAAAAATTTAGATTTGAACATTCGGCTCAGTGCTGAACTAAGAAGCTTAGAACCCGAAATTCGCCAAGCAGTGGCAGATAAACTGAAGCGGGGGAAAATAGACGTTTTTATAAACAATAGCATTGTGAACATTCTCTCTGCTACAGAAATCAATGAAAATTTAATTTTGGCATTTGTGCAGAAATTTAAAGCGATGATGCCTGAAATTGATGAAAATACCGCTTTTCAACAAGCTATGCGAATGCCAGATGTGATTACTTCACCCGATATTGAATTCAGTGAAGTCGAAATTCAAAAATTTTTTAAAGCCTTAGAAAATGCACTCGAAAATGTGACCACCTTTAGAGAAAAAGAAGGCTTGGAATTACAAAAAGATTTTAAAATTAGAATTGAGAAAATTCAAAAACTGAATCAGAAAACAGAAGAATTTGAAGGAGAAAGAATTCAAGGAATTCGCGAAAGAATGACTACCGCGATAGAAAAAGTAGAAGGCGCAGACCACAGCCGATTGGAACAAGAGTTGATTTATTATTTAGAAAAACTAGATGTGACAGAAGAAAAAGTCCGCTTGGCAAACCATTGCAACTATTTTCTAGAAACGCTAAATTTACCCGAAAGTAACGGGAAGAAATTAAACTTCATTTTGCAAGAAATCGGGCGAGAAATAAACACCCTGGGTTCAAAATCAAATCATGCCAAAATGCAAAAAATAGTGGTGGAAATGAAAGATGAATTGGAGAAAATAAAAGAGCAAATTCTAAATATTTTGTAAATGAGAAATGGAGATAGCACGGGGAAAATGATAATTTTTTCGGCACCAAGTGGCTCTGGGAAAACGACATTGGTTCGCCATTTGCTCGACCAAAGAAATGATTTAGAATTTTCTATTTCCTGCACCACAAGACCACCAAGAGGGCTGGAAAAACACGGGATTGATTATTATTTTCTAAGCACAGAAGAATTTAAAAAATGCATAGAAAATGAAGATTTTGCTGAATGGGAAGAAGTCTATAGCGAGCGATTTTACGGCACACCACATAGTGAAATCGAGCGGATTTGGCGCACGGGGAAAAACGTGATTTTTGATATAGATGTGGTAGGTGGCATTAATTTGAAGAAAAAATTCAGAGAGAAAGCCCTTTCGATTTTTGTGAAACCGCCCGATTTAGAAACCTTGGGAAAAAGACTTTCTGCCCGAAACACCGATTCGCCCGAGGATTTAAAAATCAGAATAGATAAAGCAGCTAAGGAATTGACTTACCAAGATCAATTTGATTGTGTGATTGTAAACGATGATTTAGACACAGCTAAAAAAGAAATTGAAAATAAAATTGAAAAATTTCTAAAGCCTTAGAATATCTATTAAAAAAAATTAAACAGAATCTCAAAAATGCTAGACCAATATCGCCTACTTTCTACCATTGATAATCCACAAGATTTGAAAAAACTGAACGCTCAAGTTTTGCCAAAATTGGCTGCGGAAATCAGAGATTACATTTTGAATGTAGTGGCGTTGAAGAAAGGGCATTTGGGAGCAAGTCTAGGCGTGACGGAACTGAGCATTGCTCTACATTATTACCTCAATACCCCGCAAGATATTCTGTTGTGGGATGTGGGGCATCAATCTTATGTACACAAAATTTTGACGGGTAGAAAAGAAAAATTTCTCAATCTAAGGCAAAAAAATGAAATTTCAGGATTCCCTGTTCGGGAGGAGAGCGAGTACGATTGCTTTGGAGTAGGGCATTCGTCTACCACAATTTCTGCACTCACGGGAATAGCCTTGGCAGATAAATTAAAAGATATTGAAAGAAAAAGGTTTGCCGTCATCGGCGATGCGTCTATCGCCAGTGGAATGGCGCTAGAAGGCTTGAACCATTTGGGAGACACAGATTTGGATGTTACAGTAATTTTAAACGATAATAATATTGGGATAGACCACGCAACGGGTGCGCTCAAAAATTATTTCAACCGGTTGGGAGTGCAAGGCGATACTTTTTTTTCCGATTTAGGATTTCATTACCAAGGAGTAGTAAACGGACACGATTTCTCTGAAATTTTTAAAGCCTTCAAAAAAATTGAAAAAATATCTAGGCCAAAAATCTTACACATCAGGACAATAAAAGGTAAGGGCTATGCACAAGCAGAGCAAGACCAAGTAGCTTGGCATGCACCAGGGAAGTTCAATAAAATTTCGGGCGAGAGAGAAATTCAAACACAAAAGGAAACTTACCCTGACTTGGCAGGTAAAACGCTGCATCGAGTTTTTGAGAAAAATAAAAAAGCAGTGGCAATTTCTCCCGCAATGCTAAGTGGCAGCAGCTTGATGGAACTCAAAGAGAAATTCCCTGATAGAGTCTGGGATGTAGGAATAGCAGAGCAGCATGCTGTGACGCTTTCAGCAGGATTGGCATCGCAAGGCATGGTGCCTTATTGTGTGATTTACAGTACTTTTTTGCAACGCGCTTATGACCAATTAATTCATGATGTAGCATTGCAAGAGTTGCCCGTCATTTTTTTAATCGACCGAGCAGGATTGGTGGGAAGCGATGGAGCCACGCACCACGGCTATTTTGATATTTCTTTTCTCAACGCCATTCCACAGATGATTTTAGCCGCCCCTTTGGATGCTACAGAATTAAAAAGTATGATTCAGAAAGCACCGCTATTCAATCAACCAGTCGCTATTCGATATGCAAAAACATCGGCAGAAACATTCTTCAAAGAAGAACAATTAAAATTTTTTAAGGCTCGAGAAATTCTAAATGGAGAGAAAATGGTAATCTTATCCACAGGCAGCATTGGGCTACAAATTTTTAAAGCCTTAAAAAAACTAAACAAAAATATTGGTTGGGTTCATTTCCCATTTATTAAACCTCTAGATGAAGTGAAGTTGGCAGCCGTTTTCAAGAAATATAACCGAATTTTAACCTATGAGGAGGGCGTAAAACCTGGTGGATTTGGCATGAGCTGCTTGGCAAAAGCCAATGAAATGAGCTGGAAGGGGAAAATGGAAATTTGTGCCTTCCCTTCAGATTTCATCTCACACGCTTCTATTTCAGAACAAATGGAAGATTTAGGTTTTTCGGTAGAAGGAATCATGAAAAAAGTAGAAAAATTCTTTTTAGAAAATTAAATTCTCTGATTTTTTTTAAGGCTTAAAAAATTAAGTTTTCCATTCGTGTAACCTTGAATGGAAGTAAGCTTCATCTCGCTGGATTTGATTTTTTAAGGCTTCAGCATTTTCAAACTTTTTTTCTCCACGAATGAAACATAAGATGTCGGCTTTTACGGTTTCGTCATAAACCTCACCATCAAAATCAAGCAAATAAACTTCAACCCGTTGTTCCTTGAAATCAAAAGTTGGGCTCTTACCAATATTCATTAGCCCAAAAAACAATTGATTTTGGAGTTCTACACGCACACCATAGACACCGTCTGCGGGTAAAAGTTTATCTTTAGAGAAAGC includes:
- a CDS encoding 1-deoxy-D-xylulose-5-phosphate synthase; this encodes MLDQYRLLSTIDNPQDLKKLNAQVLPKLAAEIRDYILNVVALKKGHLGASLGVTELSIALHYYLNTPQDILLWDVGHQSYVHKILTGRKEKFLNLRQKNEISGFPVREESEYDCFGVGHSSTTISALTGIALADKLKDIERKRFAVIGDASIASGMALEGLNHLGDTDLDVTVILNDNNIGIDHATGALKNYFNRLGVQGDTFFSDLGFHYQGVVNGHDFSEIFKAFKKIEKISRPKILHIRTIKGKGYAQAEQDQVAWHAPGKFNKISGEREIQTQKETYPDLAGKTLHRVFEKNKKAVAISPAMLSGSSLMELKEKFPDRVWDVGIAEQHAVTLSAGLASQGMVPYCVIYSTFLQRAYDQLIHDVALQELPVIFLIDRAGLVGSDGATHHGYFDISFLNAIPQMILAAPLDATELKSMIQKAPLFNQPVAIRYAKTSAETFFKEEQLKFFKAREILNGEKMVILSTGSIGLQIFKALKKLNKNIGWVHFPFIKPLDEVKLAAVFKKYNRILTYEEGVKPGGFGMSCLAKANEMSWKGKMEICAFPSDFISHASISEQMEDLGFSVEGIMKKVEKFFLEN